The following proteins are co-located in the Leptospira weilii genome:
- a CDS encoding patatin-like phospholipase family protein, which yields MKIPIAKGSKRALLVEGGGMKGAFAGGALHALHTLVSPKHYDLVVAVSSGACSAAYYVTMPEPEPEKSLKTLAIWYIELAGRKLISPFHPFQGKTFLDQEYLVDDLFGRKYPLPAENFEKFGLPELRVAVSNLQTRTIEYVRATSSNIFDLLKAATSLPIATRGKHKVDGKLYSDAAILNPLPLGDLIEAGYKDITVVLNSPVERISPPFGMLTSLLSFPKDWKMAKLMNRWHHHHFNLARAVAQKPPKGVLIHTISPENPLPVTLVTTNANKLKETVNLGITKGEEIGKHLSKLFTKDKDEKKKSVSRRKKSK from the coding sequence ATGAAAATTCCAATAGCAAAAGGAAGTAAACGCGCCCTTCTGGTGGAAGGGGGCGGGATGAAAGGGGCATTTGCCGGAGGCGCGCTGCATGCTCTGCATACCCTGGTTTCTCCGAAACATTACGATTTGGTCGTAGCGGTTTCCTCCGGTGCCTGTTCGGCCGCTTATTACGTAACAATGCCCGAACCAGAGCCCGAAAAAAGCTTAAAAACTCTTGCGATTTGGTATATCGAACTCGCCGGAAGAAAACTTATCTCTCCCTTTCACCCTTTTCAGGGAAAAACTTTTTTAGACCAAGAATATCTCGTAGACGATCTGTTCGGACGCAAATATCCCTTACCGGCGGAGAATTTTGAAAAGTTCGGTCTGCCCGAATTAAGAGTCGCGGTCAGTAATCTTCAGACTCGAACGATCGAATATGTGCGCGCAACTTCCTCGAATATATTCGATCTTTTGAAAGCGGCAACCTCTCTTCCGATCGCAACCAGAGGAAAACATAAAGTGGACGGGAAATTATATTCAGACGCGGCAATACTCAACCCACTTCCGTTGGGAGATTTGATCGAAGCGGGTTATAAAGATATCACCGTTGTCTTAAATTCTCCCGTGGAAAGGATCTCTCCTCCGTTCGGAATGCTGACCAGTCTTCTGTCTTTTCCAAAAGACTGGAAAATGGCAAAACTGATGAACAGATGGCACCATCACCATTTCAATCTTGCGCGAGCAGTCGCACAAAAACCTCCGAAAGGGGTTCTAATTCATACGATCTCCCCTGAAAATCCTTTGCCGGTGACTCTCGTTACCACGAATGCAAACAAACTGAAAGAGACGGTAAATTTAGGAATTACCAAAGGAGAAGAAATTGGAAAACACCTTTCGAAACTTTTCACGAAAGATAAAGACGAAAAAAAGAAATCCGTCTCAAGAAGAAAAAAGTCAAAATAA
- a CDS encoding nuclear transport factor 2 family protein, whose translation MNTQTQGIKKSVSKLNEMILAGDVIKAFEEFYHPNVVMQENTQNPTVGFEANLAREKDFVSKAKWNHAEVLGTIVDEEKNRSVVEWVVDYVHKEWGHVKATQASVQTWQDGKIIHERFYYTLG comes from the coding sequence ATGAATACACAAACACAAGGTATCAAAAAAAGCGTTTCCAAATTGAACGAAATGATTCTCGCAGGCGACGTGATCAAAGCCTTTGAAGAATTCTATCACCCAAACGTAGTAATGCAGGAAAATACGCAGAATCCTACTGTTGGTTTTGAGGCGAATCTTGCGAGAGAAAAGGACTTTGTATCCAAAGCGAAATGGAACCACGCGGAAGTTTTAGGTACGATCGTGGACGAAGAAAAAAATAGAAGTGTTGTCGAGTGGGTAGTCGATTATGTTCATAAGGAATGGGGACATGTTAAAGCGACACAAGCAAGTGTTCAAACTTGGCAAGACGGAAAAATCATTCACGAAAGATTCTACTATACTCTCGGTTGA
- a CDS encoding MarR family winged helix-turn-helix transcriptional regulator: MKEKLSKQSIDTWAAGLKFYTSASSKIESDLTKMKAISLTWYDILYSVYTKPKKRSRMSDIAEEIILSKSALTRSVNKLVAEGFLKRERSEEDARESIIEITASGIQALRDSWPIYEEGIREIFVSKLTPKETNELLRIFRKLNQA; the protein is encoded by the coding sequence ATGAAGGAAAAATTATCGAAACAGTCGATCGACACATGGGCCGCCGGATTGAAATTTTATACGTCCGCTTCCTCCAAAATCGAATCCGACCTTACGAAAATGAAGGCAATTTCCCTCACCTGGTACGACATACTCTATTCAGTCTATACAAAACCTAAAAAACGATCCAGAATGTCTGATATCGCCGAGGAAATTATTCTCAGTAAAAGCGCGTTGACACGCTCCGTCAATAAACTGGTCGCCGAGGGTTTTTTAAAACGAGAAAGAAGCGAAGAAGACGCAAGAGAGTCCATCATAGAAATCACTGCTTCAGGAATTCAGGCTCTAAGAGACTCCTGGCCGATTTATGAAGAAGGTATTCGGGAAATTTTCGTTTCCAAACTGACTCCCAAAGAAACAAACGAACTTTTAAGAATTTTTAGAAAGCTGAACCAAGCCTAA